From the genome of Populus trichocarpa isolate Nisqually-1 chromosome 15, P.trichocarpa_v4.1, whole genome shotgun sequence, one region includes:
- the LOC7463100 gene encoding uncharacterized protein LOC7463100, with protein MFGRVRASSSSPDSLERPSSKILKDDTLSIYEATLMKLKLGSQRDQSSPFEETVEMESESSTTSASSFVESNNTSTTALKSLQHVITSPDEEVMTIDSDSSSASDQLSFSAMQSTGDSKDQRSRNVSVLYLFSKYNYSRQALTPSGEAMLIASNCSASTYASSSNSQSLGISKEQSEHECLSSSSACQM; from the exons ATGTTTGGGAGAGTAagggcttcttcttcttcaccagACAGCTTGGAGAGACCATCTTCCAAGATCCTCAAAGACGACACTCTCTCTATCTACG AGGCTACATTAATGAAGCTTAAACTAGGTTCCCAGCGTGATCAAAGTTCACCCTTTGAGGAGACTGTGGAAATGGAAAGTGAGAGTAGCACTACAAGTGCTTCAAGTTTCGTGGAGTCCAATAATACCTCAACAACTGCCTTGAAAAGCTTACAGCATGTTATAACCTCACCCGATGAGGAGGTGATGACAATAGATTCAGATAGTTCTTCTGCCAGTGATCAGTTAAGTTTTAGTGCTATGCAATCTACAGGTGACTCAAAAGATCAGCGGAGTAGGAATGTTTCAGTGCTTTATCTTTTTTCCAAATATAATTATTCTCGACAAGCATTAACCCCTTCTGGAGAGGCAATGCTGATAGCAAGCAATTGTTCTGCGAGTACTTATGCTAGTTCTAGCAACTCTCAATCTCTGGGCATCTCAAAAGAGCAATCTGAACATGAATGTCTTAGTTCCTCTTCTGCTTGTCAGATGTAG
- the LOC7463101 gene encoding GRAS family protein RAD1, with product MAHSFLSGEFNDENVSETSGLDLSLSAMACYPRPPYLPTFDSNAVSWILPFSDDTRDAKRMRRSSSLVESIRSNNSSLYSGGSSICRSISTNILNSIPKLHFRDHIWTYTQRYLAAEAVEEAASEAMINADEGGNEEEGNADGMRLVQLLIACAEAVACRDKSHASALLSELRSNALVFGSSFQRVASCFVQGLTDRLSLVQPLGAVGFVPTMNIMDIASDKKEEALRLVYEICPHIRFGHFVANNAILEAFEGESFVHVVDLGMTLGLSHGHQWRRLIESLAERAGKAPSRLRITGVGLCVDRFRIIGDELKEYAKDMGINLEFSAVESNLENLRPEDIKINEGEVLVVNSILQLHCVVKESRGALNSVLQIVHELSPKVLVLVEQDSSHNGPFFLGRFMEALHYYSAIFDSLDAMLPKYDTRRAKMEQFYFAEEIKNIVSCEGPARVERHERVYQWRRRMSRAGFQAAPIKMMAQAKQWLVKNKVCDGYTVVEEKGCLVLGWKSKPIIAASCWKCLINSSQ from the coding sequence atggctcATAGTTTCTTGTCAGGGGAGTTCAATGATGAAAACGTAAGTGAAACGAGTGGCCTTGATCTCAGTCTTTCAGCTATGGCTTGCTACCCGCGCCCCCCTTATTTGCCAACATTTGATAGCAATGCCGTTTCATGGATCCTTCCTTTTTCGGATGACACCAGAGATGCTAAGAGGATGAGACGATCCTCGAGTCTGGTTGAATCCATAAGAAGTAATAATAGCAGCCTTTATAGTGGTGGAAGCAGCATTTGCCGCAGCATTAGCACTAATATCTTGAATAGCATCCCTAAGCTTCATTTCAGAGATCACATATGGACTTATACGCAAAGATATCTTGCAGCTGAGGCTGTCGAGGAGGCAGCATCAGAAGCGATGATCAATGCTGATGAAGgtggaaatgaagaagaagggAATGCTGATGGAATGAGACTTGTTCAGCTTCTAATTGCTTGTGCTGAAGCTGTGGCATGTCGTGACAAGTCACATGCCTCAGCCTTGTTATCTGAGCTCCGATCTAATGCTTTGGTATTTGGCTCTTCTTTCCAACGTGTGGCTTCTTGCTTCGTCCAAGGCCTTACCGACAGGCTCTCTCTGGTTCAACCACTAGGGGCGGTTGGTTTTGTTCCCACGATGAACATAATGGACATTGCCTCGGATAAGAAGGAAGAAGCTTTACGCCTTGTTTATGAAATTTGCCCACATATTCGGTTCGGTCACTTTGTTGCCAATAATGCTATTTTGGAAGCCTTTGAGGGAGAGAGTTTTGTTCATGTGGTGGACCTAGGAATGACACTTGGATTATCACACGGTCACCAATGGCGCCGGCTTATTGAAAGCCTCGCCGAACGTGCTGGAAAAGCACCCAGCCGCCTTCGAATAACTGGTGTTGGCCTTTGCGTTGATAGATTCCGGATCATCGGTGATGAACTCAAGGAATATGCAAAAGACATGGGAATCAATTTAGAGTTCTCAGCTGTGGAAAGCAACTTGGAAAACTTAAGGCCTGAAGACATCAAAATCAATGAAGGTGAAGTTCTAGTAGTCAACAGCATTCTTCAACTCCATTGCGTGGTTAAAGAAAGTAGGGGAGCTCTGAATTCTGTCCTGCAGATTGTTCATGAGCTCTCACCAAAGGTTCTTGTTCTAGTTGAACAAGATTCAAGCCACAACGGTCCATTTTTTCTAGGAAGATTCATGGAGGCACTGCATTACTATTCCGCGATTTTTGACTCCTTGGACGCCATGCTGCCCAAATACGACACCAGGAGAGCCAAGATGGAGCAGTTTTATTTCGCAGAGGAGATAAAGAACATTGTGAGCTGTGAGGGGCCAGCAAGGGTAGAGCGGCATGAGAGGGTGTATCAGTGGCGCAGGAGGATGAGCCGTGCAGGATTTCAGGCTGCCCCCATTAAGATGATGGCTCAGGCAAAGCAATGGCTGGTGAAGAATAAGGTTTGTGATGGATACACAGTTGTTGAAGAGAAAGGGTGCTTGGTTCTTGGCTGGAAATCGAAGCCTATAATTGCAGCTTCTTGCTGGAAATGCTTAATAAATAGCAGCCAATAA